A stretch of the Lolium perenne isolate Kyuss_39 chromosome 3, Kyuss_2.0, whole genome shotgun sequence genome encodes the following:
- the LOC139837481 gene encoding laccase-20-like, translating to MAAAILFFYAAMALSAGAAGAKAAVVEHTFLVKQENMRHLCNDTLVTLVNGQFPGPAVEATEGDTVIVHLVNESPYGITIHWHGVKQRLSCWDDGAGMITQCPIQPNTTFTYRFNVTGQEGTLWWHAHVSILRATLHGIIIIRPKSGSYPFQKPHMDVPVIIGEWWQRDLMKVDKNFSNGGHFSDNPAGATINGKLGDLYNCSGFVEDNFVLNVEQGKTYMLRLVNAVLFSEYYFKVAGHKFTVVGADANYVKPYTTDVVAVAPGETIDVLMVADAPPCRYYMVALANQPPAPDPQIPVFMSRGVVQYNNAPIDVGGNCTKEVPMPEMPDQHDTLASFYFHGNLSGLPGNPLLAQIQGHVDEHLYIALGKGSICKGNKPSCKRGGSNESIEVAYMNNVSFHLPEKMSILEARQHTKANGAFMGVQDLPIQPPRSFNFTDPALIPVVPGGKLEELEATRKATTMRRFAHNAVVEVVFQSTATMQSDSNPMHLHGHDFFVLAQGHGNYNPARDVSGYNLVDPALKNTVQVPRLGWAAIRFVADNPGAWFLHCHFEFHIAMGMATVFEVANGPTLDETLPPPPSDLPKCTNMKE from the exons ATGGCAGCAGCTATTCTCTTCTTCTATGCCGCCATGGCCCTGTCGGCCGGAGCTGCAGGCGCCAAAGCAGCAGTGGTTGAGCACACATTTCTT GTGAAGCAAGAGAATATGCGCCACCTATGCAACGATACGCTGGTCACGCTAGTGAACGGTCAGTTCCCAGGTCCAGCAGTAGAGGCTACGGAAGGGGACACCGTGATTGTCCACCTCGTCAACGAGTCACCCTATGGAATAACAATTCACTG GCATGGTGTCAAGCAGCGATTATCCTGTTGGGACGATGGAGCCGGGATGATAACTCAGTGTCCAATCCAACCAAACACGACTTTCACCTACCGGTTCAACGTGACCGGGCAGGAGGGCACTCTCTGGTGGCACGCTCACGTCTCCATCCTCCGTGCAACCCTGCACGGCATCATCATCATTCGCCCAAAGTCTGGCTCCTACCCATTTCAGAAGCCTCACATGGATGTTCCTGTCATCATAG GTGAATGGTGGCAGCGAGATCTGATGAAAGTGGACAAGAACTTCTCAAATGGTGGCCACTTCAGTGACAATCCCGCTGGAGCTACCATCAATGGAAAGCTCGGAGATCTCTACAACTGCTCAG GGTTTGTAGAAGACAACTTCGTTCTGAACGTGGAGCAAGGTAAGACCTACATGCTCCGGCTAGTGAACGCGGTGCTCTTCTCTGAGTACTACTTCAAAGTCGCCGGTCACAAGTTCACGGTGGTCGGCGCTGACGCCAACTATGTCAAGCCATACACCACCGATGTCGTCGCGGTTGCGCCAGGCGAGACGATCGATGTCCTCATGGTTGCTGATGCACCACCTTGCCGCTACTACATGGTCGCCCTAGCCAACCAGCCACCAGCTCCAGATCCTCAGATTCCGGTGTTCATGTCCAGAGGAGTGGTGCAGTACAATAACGCCCCCATCGATGTCGGTGGTAACTGCACAAAGGAGGTGCCCATGCCTGAGATGCCTGACCAGCATGACACGCTGGCGTCTTTCTATTTCCATGGCAACCTATCAGGCCTGCCTGGTAACCCATTGCTTGCACAGATCCAGGGTCACGTCGATGAGCATTTGTACATTGCGCTCGGCAAGGGCAGTATCTGCAAGGGGAACAAGCCATCATGCAAGAGGGGAGGAAGCAATGAGTCGATAGAGGTGGCATACATGAACAACGTCTCCTTCCATCTCCCCGAGAAGATGTCGATTCTAGAGGCCAGGCAGCACACAAAGGCGAATGGTGCCTTCATGGGGGTGCAGGACCTTCCTATCCAGCCGCCGAGGTCATTCAACTTCACTGACCCAGCGCTGATTCCGGTCGTCCCCGGAGGTAAGCTGGAGGAGCTCGAGGCGACGCGCAAGGCGACGACGATGCGTAGGTTTGCGCACAACGCCGTGGTGGAGGTGGTGTTCCAGAGCACTGCCACGATGCAGAGCGACTCCAACCCGATGCATCTCCATGGGCACGACTTCTTTGTGCTTGCGCAGGGCCATGGCAACTATAACCCTGCAAGGGATGTGAGTGGATACAACCTTGTGGACCCGGCGCTGAAGAACACCGTGCAGGTGCCAAGGCTCGGATGGGCTGCCATCCGGTTTGTCGCCGACAATCCAGGGGCGTGGTTCCTGCATTGCCACTTCGAGTTCCACATTGCCATGGGTATGGCGACGGTGTTCGAGGTGGCCAATGGCCCCACATTGGATGAGACTCTTCCCCCGCCACCTTCCGATCTtccaaagtgcacaaacatgaagGAATAA
- the LOC139837480 gene encoding laccase-20-like, with amino-acid sequence MSKILRMAASILFFYAAMALSAGAAGAKAAVVEHTFVVKQVNMRHLCNDTLVTLVNGQFPGPAVEATEGDTVIVHLINESPYGMTIHWHGVKQTLSCWADGADMITQCPIQPNTTFTYRFNVTGQEGTLWWHAHVSILRATLHGIIIIRPKSGSYPFQKPHMDVPVIIGEWWQRDLMKVDKNFSTGGHFSDNPAGATINGKLGDLYNCSGFVEDNFILNVEQGKTYMLRLVNAVLFSEYYFKVAGHKFTVVGADANYVKPYTTDVVAVAPGETIDVLMVADAPPCRYYMVALANQPPAPDPQIPVFMSRGVVQYNNAPIDVGGNCTKEVPMPEMPDQHDTLASFYFHGNLSGLPGNPLLAQIQGHVDEHLYIALGKGSICKGNKPSCKRGGSNESIEVAYMNNVSFHLPEKMSILEARQHTKANGAFMGVQDLPIQPPRSFNFTDPALIPVVPGGKLEELEATRKATTMRRFAHNAVVEVVFQSTATMQSDSNPMHLHGHDFFVLAQGHGNYNPARDVSGYNLVDPALKNTVQVPRLGWAAIRFVADNPGAWFLHCHFEFHIAMGMATVFEVANGPTLDETLPPPPSDLPKCTNMKE; translated from the exons ATGAGCAAGATACTTCGCATGGCAGCATCCATCCTCTTCTTCTATGCCGCCATGGCCTTGTCGGCCGGAGCTGCAGGCGCCAAAGCAGCGGTGGTTGAGCATACATTTGTT GTAAAACAAGTGAATATGCGGCACCTATGCAACGATACGCTGGTCACGCTAGTGAACGGTCAGTTCCCAGGACCAGCAGTAGAGGCTACGGAAGGCGACACCGTGATTGTCCACCTCATCAATGAGTCACCCTATGGAATGACAATTCACTG GCATGGTGTCAAGCAGACATTGTCTTGTTGGGCCGATGGAGCCGATATGATAACACAGTGTCCAATCCAACCAAACACGACTTTCACCTACCGGTTCAATGTGACCGGGCAGGAGGGCACCCTCTGGTGGCACGCTCACGTCTCCATCCTGCGGGCAACCCTGCACGGCATCATCATCATTCGCCCGAAGTCCGGCTCCTACCCATTTCAGAAGCCTCACATGGACGTTCCTGTCATCATAG GTGAATGGTGGCAGAGAGATCTGATGAAAGTGGACAAGAACTTCTCAACAGGTGGCCACTTTAGTGACAATCCCGCTGGAGCTACCATCAATGGAAAGCTAGGAGATCTCTACAACTGCTCAG GGTTTGTAGAAGACAACTTCATTCTGAACGTGGAGCAAGGTAAGACCTACATGCTCCGGCTAGTGAACGCGGTGCTCTTCTCTGAGTACTACTTCAAAGTCGCCGGTCACAAGTTCACGGTGGTCGGCGCTGACGCCAACTATGTCAAGCCATACACCACCGATGTCGTCGCGGTTGCGCCAGGCGAGACGATCGATGTCCTCATGGTTGCTGATGCACCACCTTGCCGCTACTACATGGTCGCCCTAGCCAACCAGCCACCAGCTCCAGATCCTCAGATTCCGGTGTTCATGTCCAGAGGAGTGGTGCAGTACAATAACGCCCCCATCGATGTCGGTGGTAACTGCACAAAGGAGGTGCCCATGCCTGAGATGCCTGACCAGCATGACACGCTGGCGTCTTTCTATTTCCATGGCAACCTATCAGGCCTGCCTGGTAACCCATTGCTTGCACAGATCCAGGGTCACGTCGATGAGCATTTGTACATTGCGCTCGGCAAGGGCAGTATCTGCAAGGGGAACAAGCCATCATGCAAGAGGGGAGGAAGCAATGAGTCGATAGAGGTGGCATACATGAACAACGTCTCCTTCCATCTCCCCGAGAAGATGTCGATTCTAGAGGCCAGGCAGCACACAAAGGCGAATGGTGCCTTCATGGGGGTGCAGGACCTTCCTATCCAGCCGCCGAGGTCATTCAACTTCACTGACCCAGCGCTGATTCCGGTCGTCCCCGGAGGTAAGCTGGAGGAGCTCGAGGCGACGCGCAAGGCGACGACGATGCGTAGGTTTGCGCACAACGCCGTGGTGGAGGTGGTGTTCCAGAGCACTGCCACGATGCAGAGCGACTCCAACCCGATGCATCTCCATGGGCACGACTTCTTTGTGCTTGCGCAGGGCCATGGCAACTATAACCCTGCAAGGGATGTGAGTGGATACAACCTTGTGGACCCGGCGCTGAAGAACACCGTGCAGGTGCCAAGGCTCGGATGGGCTGCCATCCGGTTTGTCGCCGACAATCCAGGGGCGTGGTTCCTGCATTGCCACTTCGAGTTCCACATTGCCATGGGTATGGCGACGGTGTTCGAGGTGGCCAATGGCCCCACATTGGATGAGACTCTTCCCCCGCCACCTTCCGATCTtccaaagtgcacaaacatgaagGAATAA